The following are from one region of the Methanoculleus caldifontis genome:
- a CDS encoding VOC family protein, translating to MPMPIVWFNVPAADPGRAREFYEEVFAWTVEPFQGMDGAFELTTGGIGGEIFPQAYPGEPITVFVGVPSIEEHVGRVERAGGTVVVPKTAVAGRGYFAVFEDTEGNRLGLWEEGTG from the coding sequence ATGCCGATGCCAATCGTCTGGTTCAACGTCCCGGCCGCCGATCCCGGCCGGGCGCGGGAGTTTTACGAGGAAGTCTTTGCCTGGACGGTGGAGCCGTTCCAGGGCATGGACGGCGCCTTTGAGCTTACAACAGGAGGGATCGGCGGCGAGATCTTCCCGCAGGCTTACCCCGGCGAGCCGATCACGGTCTTCGTCGGCGTCCCCTCGATCGAGGAGCACGTCGGCCGGGTGGAGCGGGCCGGAGGAACGGTGGTGGTCCCGAAGACGGCGGTGGCCGGGCGGGGCTACTTTGCTGTCTTTGAGGACACGGAGGGGAACCGGCTGGGGCTGTGGGAGGAGGGGACAGGGTGA
- a CDS encoding RNA-guided pseudouridylation complex pseudouridine synthase subunit Cbf5, which produces MTEDFSIPDSGIVVIDKPRGPSSHQVTAWAGDLLGRRVGHAGTLDPQVSGVLIVMFGGAVRLAPVLLSHNKEYVCLMRLHGDVSREDVDRVAAEFTGRIYQRPPKKSAVKRNLRIRKIQEIEILDLQERLVLFRVRCDAGTYIRTLCVHMGYALGVCGHMQELRRIRSGAFDESTVVSLHELADAVAAAEEGDPAPLRQMILPPETAVGDLPKVVIRDTAVDAVCHGAVLAGVGVTEKVGGFAKGETVAITTQRGELVGLGQALVSSSALKPGEPGFVVAPTTVLMRPGTYPRGWKTHAGT; this is translated from the coding sequence ATGACCGAAGACTTCTCCATCCCCGATTCGGGGATCGTCGTCATCGACAAGCCCCGGGGGCCGAGCAGCCACCAGGTGACCGCGTGGGCCGGGGATCTCCTCGGCCGGCGGGTGGGCCATGCCGGGACACTCGACCCGCAGGTATCAGGAGTGCTCATCGTCATGTTCGGCGGAGCCGTCAGGCTCGCCCCGGTCCTCCTCTCGCACAACAAGGAGTACGTCTGCCTGATGAGGCTCCACGGCGACGTATCCCGCGAGGACGTGGACCGGGTGGCGGCGGAGTTCACCGGCCGGATCTACCAGCGGCCGCCGAAGAAGAGCGCCGTGAAGCGGAACCTCCGCATCCGGAAGATCCAGGAGATCGAGATCCTGGATCTACAGGAGAGACTCGTCCTCTTCCGGGTCAGATGCGACGCCGGAACCTACATCCGGACGCTCTGCGTCCACATGGGTTACGCCCTCGGCGTCTGCGGCCACATGCAGGAGCTCCGGCGGATACGGTCGGGCGCGTTCGACGAGAGCACCGTGGTCTCGCTCCACGAACTCGCCGACGCCGTTGCCGCGGCAGAAGAGGGCGATCCCGCCCCGCTCCGGCAGATGATCCTCCCCCCGGAGACCGCGGTCGGCGATCTCCCGAAGGTCGTCATCCGCGACACCGCCGTCGACGCCGTCTGCCACGGCGCGGTGCTGGCCGGGGTGGGAGTCACGGAGAAGGTTGGCGGGTTTGCGAAGGGCGAGACAGTCGCGATCACGACGCAGCGCGGCGAACTCGTGGGTCTCGGCCAGGCGCTCGTCAGTTCGTCGGCCTTGAAGCCCGGGGAGCCCGGATTCGTCGTCGCCCCCACCACCGTCCTGATGCGCCCCGGCACCTACCCCCGGGGCTGGAAGACGCACGCAGGGACGTAA
- a CDS encoding cache domain-containing protein, with translation MKSLPYPWIIAAVAVLVAAVAGFAALNPPAAAAPPDGSGADASAALIRLQSDITVALETLDGSLAYAASDLGKTGLTDDAARAILLNLSETDPAIVDCVVADADGRIVAAEPAAYHEAEGADIRGQAHVRHILASKRPIMSEMITVAEGFPAVVIAAPIFTNESRFAGFAAAVVRPEVLIGSVAGPLTNGTSLQVMVIQTDGRLLYDTDQTQVGRMTLEDPLYADYPDLLATARRTAVERYGTAAYEFLAGGERVQKEIVWTTAGLHGTEWRVAVIRAVE, from the coding sequence ATGAAATCTTTACCATATCCCTGGATCATCGCTGCCGTGGCGGTGCTGGTCGCCGCCGTCGCCGGGTTTGCGGCGCTGAACCCGCCTGCGGCCGCAGCACCCCCGGACGGGAGCGGCGCCGATGCATCGGCAGCGCTGATCCGCCTGCAGTCCGATATCACCGTGGCGCTCGAGACCCTTGATGGCAGCCTGGCGTACGCGGCGTCCGACCTCGGGAAGACGGGTCTCACCGACGATGCCGCCCGCGCCATCCTCCTCAACCTGAGTGAAACCGATCCTGCGATCGTCGATTGCGTCGTCGCCGATGCAGACGGCAGGATCGTCGCCGCCGAGCCGGCGGCCTACCACGAGGCCGAGGGCGCGGATATCCGGGGCCAGGCCCATGTCCGGCACATCCTCGCATCGAAGCGGCCGATCATGAGCGAGATGATCACGGTCGCGGAGGGGTTCCCGGCGGTGGTGATCGCCGCGCCTATCTTCACGAACGAGAGCCGGTTTGCCGGGTTCGCCGCAGCCGTCGTCCGTCCGGAAGTCCTGATCGGGAGCGTCGCCGGCCCGTTGACGAACGGCACCTCGCTTCAGGTGATGGTCATCCAGACAGACGGGCGGCTGCTCTACGACACGGACCAGACCCAGGTCGGGCGGATGACGCTCGAGGACCCGCTGTATGCGGATTACCCGGACCTGCTGGCTACGGCCCGGCGGACCGCCGTCGAGCGCTACGGCACCGCGGCCTATGAGTTCCTGGCCGGCGGGGAGCGGGTGCAGAAGGAGATCGTCTGGACGACGGCCGGGCTCCACGGGACGGAGTGGCGCGTGGCGGTGATCCGGGCGGTGGAGTGA
- a CDS encoding cation diffusion facilitator family transporter produces MGSVVPGERDAPDRDGALKQKTARLSVVSNTFLVAAKLAVGISIGSVAIISEAIHSAIDLVAAVVAYFSVRQSARPPDECHAFGHGKYESISGLLEAVLILVAAVLIINEAAGTLLGGGEGGLNVEALGLGIAVMLLSAVVNFYVSSRLMTVAKATESIALESDAWHLRTDVYTSAGVVVGLVLIRLTGLVILDALIALVVAVIILRAAFDLIRRSLEDLVDRSLPPEEEARIREVITAHCTAAISFHRLRTRRSGPNRFVDFHLVVPRTATIEEAYGIAREVEADLRRELPRMSVTVRVQPCTGEDCPACGIFTTCPECDRLTFCDKGSEKK; encoded by the coding sequence ATGGGATCGGTCGTTCCGGGTGAACGGGATGCCCCGGATCGGGATGGAGCGCTGAAACAGAAGACCGCACGCCTCTCGGTCGTCTCGAACACGTTCCTCGTCGCGGCAAAACTGGCGGTCGGGATCTCCATCGGCTCGGTCGCGATCATCTCCGAGGCCATCCATTCTGCGATCGATCTCGTCGCTGCGGTCGTCGCGTACTTCTCTGTCCGGCAGTCGGCCCGGCCCCCGGACGAGTGCCACGCGTTCGGGCACGGAAAGTACGAGAGCATCTCCGGGCTTCTGGAGGCGGTCCTGATACTCGTGGCCGCCGTCCTGATCATCAACGAAGCGGCGGGAACCCTCCTCGGCGGCGGGGAGGGAGGGCTGAACGTCGAAGCGCTCGGCCTCGGCATCGCCGTCATGCTCCTCTCGGCCGTCGTGAACTTCTACGTCTCCTCGCGGCTGATGACGGTGGCAAAAGCGACCGAGTCGATCGCGCTCGAGAGCGACGCCTGGCACCTCAGGACGGACGTCTACACCTCTGCCGGGGTCGTCGTCGGGCTCGTCCTGATCCGGCTGACGGGCCTCGTCATCCTCGACGCCCTCATCGCGCTCGTGGTCGCCGTCATCATCCTCCGGGCGGCCTTCGACCTCATCCGGCGGTCCCTTGAGGACCTCGTCGACCGGAGCCTCCCCCCCGAAGAGGAGGCACGCATCCGTGAGGTCATCACCGCTCACTGCACGGCGGCGATCAGTTTCCACCGGCTCCGGACCCGCCGGTCGGGCCCGAACCGGTTCGTGGACTTTCACCTGGTCGTCCCGCGGACCGCGACGATCGAGGAGGCCTACGGTATCGCCAGGGAGGTTGAGGCCGACCTTCGGCGGGAGCTCCCCCGGATGAGCGTCACGGTCCGGGTCCAGCCCTGCACCGGCGAGGACTGCCCCGCGTGCGGGATCTTCACCACCTGCCCGGAGTGCGACCGGCTGACGTTCTGCGATAAGGGTTCTGAGAAAAAGTAG
- a CDS encoding CDGSH iron-sulfur domain-containing protein: MKIQVSKNGPYIVTGGVPLMVMEISHDDEGNCHGWQKVREYPLQERYALCRCGRSKDRPFCDGTHAAIRFDGTETAGDEPYLLDPAVIRGPELELTDYKELCVHARFCLRAGGIWNLTQRSDIPDARKTAIDEACNCPSGRLVLRDHRTGETIEPVLERSIVVIENPARGEHGPLWVRGGIPVLSADGRPYTARNRVTLCRCGRSSNKPFCDGSHIGD, from the coding sequence ATGAAGATCCAGGTGAGCAAAAACGGCCCATACATCGTGACCGGGGGCGTCCCGCTCATGGTGATGGAGATCTCCCACGACGACGAGGGCAACTGCCACGGATGGCAGAAGGTGCGGGAGTATCCTCTGCAGGAGCGGTATGCCTTATGCCGCTGTGGGCGGTCAAAGGACAGGCCCTTCTGTGACGGGACGCATGCGGCGATCCGCTTCGACGGCACCGAGACAGCCGGGGACGAGCCGTACCTCCTCGACCCGGCCGTCATCAGAGGACCGGAGCTGGAACTGACCGATTACAAAGAACTCTGCGTGCACGCACGGTTCTGCCTGCGGGCCGGTGGGATCTGGAACCTCACACAACGGTCCGATATCCCGGACGCCCGGAAGACGGCGATCGATGAAGCGTGCAACTGTCCTTCCGGCCGGCTCGTCCTCCGCGACCACAGGACCGGCGAGACGATCGAGCCCGTCCTTGAGAGATCCATCGTCGTGATCGAGAACCCGGCCAGGGGCGAACACGGGCCGCTCTGGGTCCGCGGCGGGATCCCCGTCCTGTCCGCTGACGGAAGACCCTACACTGCCAGGAACCGGGTTACGCTCTGCCGGTGCGGGAGATCCTCGAATAAGCCGTTCTGCGACGGGAGCCATATCGGAGATTGA
- a CDS encoding uroporphyrinogen-III synthase, producing the protein MKIAITRLEDKAAGDRSLCASYGHDCYTVSPLRSEVRMEKVAAFVEAVHRGEFDCLFFSSALPAAIVGPRLERWPRVVAIGPKTAEVLGEAGIEAEVLPSFYSRDFVPYLGDWLRGRTIGIPRADVPNPALLDAIAGAGGVVREERIYALTPTGTELALDDADAVLFTSAMSYREARWRPRDGLLLVAIGEITADAMRAGGHPPAVVGDGSLAGTLEALKRHGQVRP; encoded by the coding sequence ATGAAGATCGCCATCACCCGGCTCGAAGACAAGGCGGCGGGAGACCGTAGCCTCTGCGCCTCTTACGGCCACGACTGCTACACGGTATCGCCGCTCAGGTCGGAGGTGCGGATGGAGAAGGTCGCCGCGTTCGTCGAGGCCGTCCACCGCGGCGAGTTCGACTGCCTCTTCTTCTCAAGCGCCCTCCCGGCGGCGATCGTCGGGCCGAGGCTTGAGCGGTGGCCCCGGGTTGTCGCGATCGGTCCGAAGACCGCCGAGGTTCTCGGGGAGGCGGGGATCGAGGCGGAGGTCCTCCCCTCGTTCTACTCCCGCGACTTCGTCCCCTACCTCGGCGACTGGCTCAGAGGGAGGACTATCGGGATCCCGCGGGCGGACGTCCCGAACCCGGCTCTCCTCGACGCCATCGCCGGAGCGGGGGGCGTGGTCCGGGAGGAGCGGATCTACGCCCTCACTCCCACGGGGACCGAACTCGCCCTCGACGACGCCGACGCCGTCCTCTTCACGAGCGCCATGTCCTACCGGGAGGCCCGGTGGCGGCCCCGCGACGGTCTCCTCCTCGTCGCCATCGGGGAGATCACCGCGGATGCCATGCGGGCCGGGGGACACCCCCCGGCGGTCGTCGGAGACGGGTCGCTCGCAGGAACGCTTGAGGCCTTGAAGCGCCACGGGCAGGTGAGACCATGA
- a CDS encoding aldo/keto reductase: MAGLEMRRFGKTGREVTCVGLGGEGVLRTYGRHAEANAVITEALNQGITYFDSAKAYAGSEDYYGEVWVPHPDLRAPVFQASKSASRSHEGAETDLMETLRRMGIETLDLWQIHDVRTFADIRDIEGEGGALAAFVEAKEMGIVRSIGVTGHHDPDVLSHAVETWPVDAVMMPVNPVEGGPGGFLHTTLDIAREQGIAVIGMKVLGGSNYITPDAGVTPETLVRYALAQEISVAIVGCSTPAEVQALAAAGRSGPLSDDEAAALVEAFRPYVRELAYYRGPR, from the coding sequence ATGGCGGGACTGGAGATGCGCCGGTTCGGAAAGACCGGACGGGAAGTTACGTGCGTCGGACTCGGCGGCGAGGGGGTCCTCAGGACGTACGGGCGGCACGCGGAGGCGAATGCCGTCATCACCGAGGCTCTCAACCAGGGGATCACCTACTTCGACTCGGCGAAGGCCTACGCCGGGAGCGAGGACTACTACGGCGAGGTCTGGGTGCCCCATCCCGATCTCCGGGCGCCTGTATTCCAGGCCAGCAAGTCGGCGAGCCGGAGCCACGAGGGCGCCGAGACGGATCTCATGGAGACGCTCCGGCGGATGGGGATCGAGACCCTCGACCTCTGGCAGATCCACGACGTCCGGACGTTTGCCGATATCCGGGATATCGAGGGGGAGGGCGGCGCCCTTGCGGCCTTCGTCGAGGCGAAGGAGATGGGCATCGTCCGGAGCATCGGGGTGACCGGGCACCACGACCCCGACGTCCTCTCCCACGCGGTCGAGACCTGGCCGGTCGACGCCGTGATGATGCCCGTAAACCCCGTGGAGGGGGGACCGGGCGGGTTCCTCCATACGACGCTCGACATTGCGAGGGAGCAGGGGATCGCGGTCATCGGGATGAAGGTCCTCGGCGGGTCGAACTACATCACCCCCGATGCCGGCGTGACGCCGGAGACCCTCGTCCGCTACGCCCTCGCTCAGGAGATCTCCGTCGCGATCGTCGGCTGCTCGACGCCCGCCGAGGTGCAAGCGCTCGCCGCCGCCGGGCGGAGCGGGCCGCTCTCCGACGACGAAGCGGCGGCGCTCGTCGAGGCCTTCCGCCCCTACGTCCGCGAGCTCGCCTACTACCGGGGCCCCCGGTAA
- a CDS encoding small multi-drug export protein — MTVDPTAGTSEPDRWKTLLANPYLAGPIKFVLPFAVVTGVFAGLYLIEPYQQFLVISGLLAAYFVPPAGKESIIPIAVMMGYPWWLVTLVIFLLDVAVSLFVVWNFDLALRIPLVGRLLEAGMTAGRNYTDSQPWLRRFSTVGLALFVFFPLQGTGAMNGAILGRLLGLSNGRVVGCICAGSLASSLIIALGADVLLDVYRHDSTLGIGLLVAVVAVILAGVVGWRMHEKRLRERTPR; from the coding sequence ATGACCGTTGACCCCACTGCCGGCACTTCCGAACCCGACCGCTGGAAGACTCTTCTCGCAAATCCTTACCTTGCCGGCCCGATAAAGTTCGTCCTCCCGTTCGCCGTCGTTACCGGCGTGTTTGCGGGGCTCTACCTGATCGAGCCCTACCAGCAGTTCCTCGTCATATCCGGGCTGCTCGCCGCTTACTTCGTCCCCCCTGCCGGGAAGGAGTCGATCATCCCTATCGCGGTCATGATGGGTTACCCCTGGTGGCTCGTCACGCTCGTGATCTTCCTCCTTGACGTTGCCGTCTCCCTCTTCGTCGTCTGGAATTTCGATCTCGCGCTGAGGATCCCGCTCGTCGGTCGCCTGCTCGAGGCCGGGATGACGGCGGGCCGGAACTACACCGATAGTCAGCCCTGGCTTCGGCGGTTCTCGACGGTCGGACTCGCTCTCTTCGTCTTCTTCCCTCTCCAGGGGACCGGGGCGATGAACGGAGCGATCCTCGGCCGGCTGCTCGGCCTGAGCAACGGGCGGGTCGTCGGGTGTATCTGTGCCGGCTCGCTCGCTTCCAGCCTCATCATCGCTCTCGGCGCCGATGTGCTCCTGGACGTCTACCGGCATGACTCCACCCTCGGGATCGGCCTCCTCGTCGCGGTCGTGGCCGTGATCCTCGCCGGGGTCGTGGGGTGGCGGATGCACGAGAAGAGGCTCCGGGAGCGGACTCCCCGGTGA
- the pyk gene encoding pyruvate kinase: MMLEEVLQQISEQARRKRMTLPGQKTKIVCTIGPASRSREVLARMILAGMNVARLNLSHGTFDEHRENIRSIRTAAEDAGLPVTILLDLPGPKIRIGTLAQEPMMLQKDETVTLVSAPATDDPALIPVDFEQLPQLVSPGSIIFLSDGFIQLRVDEVAEHEVRAQVVVGGPLLSRKGLSLVGGGGILAVSALTDRDLECIEFGLAEGLDTFSISFIERAEDIRKAREYAARSGKSIRVIAKIERQEALLHLDEILRETDGVMIARGDLGVQIPIEEVPSAQKQIIQKANILGRPVITATQMLMSMTDNIRPTRAEVTDVANAILDGTDAVMLSEETSIGKYPVETVAMMAKIARSTEMKRTSVGTGCNLLDYFRVGRGREKITINDVVSLNVIEALDALGIRFVLTPTRSGNTPRNISRFKPEAWILAFTRNPGTLKFLAFSYGVCPFLIRSEKEYWHGAILDSIRDSELIRPGERVVLTEGVSPGREGTDSLIILTVD; encoded by the coding sequence ATGATGCTCGAAGAGGTGCTGCAGCAGATCTCGGAGCAGGCAAGAAGGAAACGGATGACCCTGCCCGGCCAGAAAACGAAGATTGTCTGTACCATCGGGCCGGCATCCCGCTCCCGGGAGGTGCTTGCCAGGATGATCCTCGCAGGCATGAACGTCGCCCGGCTCAACCTATCTCACGGTACGTTCGACGAGCACCGGGAGAACATACGGAGCATCCGGACCGCCGCAGAGGATGCCGGGCTCCCGGTCACGATCCTGCTCGACCTGCCGGGCCCGAAGATCCGGATCGGCACCCTCGCACAGGAACCCATGATGCTCCAGAAGGACGAGACCGTCACGCTGGTCTCCGCCCCGGCGACGGACGACCCTGCCCTGATCCCGGTCGACTTCGAGCAGCTTCCGCAGCTCGTCTCGCCGGGGAGCATCATCTTTCTCAGCGACGGGTTCATCCAGCTCCGGGTCGATGAGGTCGCCGAGCACGAGGTCCGGGCGCAGGTGGTCGTCGGTGGTCCTCTTCTCTCGCGCAAGGGGCTGAGCCTCGTGGGCGGCGGAGGGATCCTCGCCGTCAGCGCTCTGACCGACCGGGATCTGGAATGCATCGAGTTCGGGCTTGCCGAGGGACTCGACACCTTCAGCATATCCTTCATCGAGCGGGCGGAGGATATCCGGAAGGCCCGCGAGTATGCAGCCCGGTCCGGGAAGTCCATCCGGGTGATCGCAAAGATCGAGCGGCAGGAGGCACTCTTACACCTCGACGAGATCCTCAGGGAGACCGACGGGGTCATGATCGCGCGGGGCGACCTCGGCGTCCAGATCCCCATCGAGGAAGTTCCCTCGGCGCAGAAGCAGATCATCCAGAAGGCAAATATCCTCGGTCGCCCCGTGATCACCGCGACCCAGATGCTGATGTCGATGACCGACAACATCCGGCCCACCCGTGCGGAGGTGACCGACGTCGCAAACGCCATCCTCGACGGGACGGATGCCGTCATGCTCTCCGAGGAAACCTCTATCGGGAAGTACCCGGTCGAGACGGTCGCGATGATGGCGAAGATCGCCCGCTCGACGGAGATGAAGCGCACGAGCGTCGGGACGGGGTGCAACCTGCTCGACTACTTCCGGGTGGGGCGGGGCCGGGAGAAGATCACCATCAACGACGTCGTCTCCTTGAATGTCATCGAGGCGCTGGACGCGCTCGGTATCCGGTTCGTCCTGACCCCGACCCGTTCGGGCAACACGCCCCGGAACATCTCCCGGTTCAAGCCCGAAGCCTGGATCCTGGCTTTCACCCGGAACCCGGGCACCCTCAAGTTCCTGGCGTTTTCCTACGGGGTCTGCCCGTTCCTGATCCGGAGCGAGAAGGAGTACTGGCACGGGGCGATCCTCGACTCGATCCGCGACTCGGAACTGATCCGGCCCGGAGAGCGGGTGGTCCTGACCGAGGGGGTCTCGCCCGGGCGCGAGGGGACCGATTCACTCATCATCCTGACCGTCGATTGA
- a CDS encoding diacylglycerol/polyprenol kinase family protein gives MHESLRQLVHLVFGLGIAGFVFLADRDLVFAALALALFAGFILSDAVSRGYTIPVVSPVIANLERRDAAPGKGALFFTLGALFSLVFFDKEIVFLSLVVLSLLDSVTTLVGIRFGRTRIYNHKSLEGTVAGIAVTAAALALFVPPAPALVTAAAAGLTELVSPVDDNLVIPVVACLVLTVLL, from the coding sequence ATGCACGAATCGCTCCGGCAGCTCGTCCACCTCGTATTCGGCCTCGGGATCGCGGGGTTCGTCTTCCTCGCCGACCGCGATCTCGTCTTTGCCGCCCTCGCCCTCGCGCTCTTTGCGGGGTTCATCCTCTCCGACGCCGTCTCGCGGGGTTACACCATCCCCGTCGTTTCGCCGGTCATCGCAAACCTCGAGCGGCGGGATGCGGCACCGGGCAAGGGAGCGCTCTTCTTCACGCTCGGTGCCCTCTTCTCCCTCGTCTTCTTCGACAAGGAGATCGTCTTCCTCAGCCTCGTGGTCCTCTCGCTCCTCGACAGCGTCACCACCCTCGTCGGCATCCGGTTCGGCAGGACCCGGATCTACAACCACAAGAGTCTGGAGGGGACGGTTGCCGGAATTGCGGTGACGGCGGCCGCCCTTGCCCTCTTCGTCCCGCCGGCCCCCGCCCTCGTCACGGCTGCGGCCGCGGGCCTCACCGAACTGGTAAGCCCCGTCGACGACAACCTCGTCATACCGGTCGTGGCCTGCCTCGTCCTCACGGTACTGCTCTGA
- a CDS encoding CPBP family intramembrane glutamic endopeptidase translates to MSDEFLHHRAPELLIALFGLIFIVAASGLVGGEAGSFLVAALDVALFVILAMLIYLAANRHPAFRWAAILWLFVLVGGLAAATAGFGFIAILPAEVFEAGDLDPETVDLGLVAETALLLLGVFIAGVASLIGLSRRFRVWLSGYLPFDPDSLLHTAALVVILAMILIPPVPLLVSGGPPYLSPQFLDLLTESGDLLAETVTLNAYTLFWTLVGSFLIAGAFVRRTPREALERLGLVRPTVRQVVLAVAAAFALVLAFHFIDQWLAALVGFLGLPVTDMEAVNRLFAGTLTLPGIIVASIAAGFGEEVSIRGLLQPRFGILLPALLFASLHAFQYSWDGLISVFLAGLVFAYIRRYSNTTTSAITHTVYDLVLFSMLMVGMQW, encoded by the coding sequence ATGTCAGACGAGTTCCTCCATCACCGCGCCCCCGAACTGCTGATCGCTCTCTTTGGCCTCATATTCATCGTTGCGGCCTCGGGGCTCGTCGGCGGTGAAGCGGGATCGTTCCTTGTCGCCGCACTGGACGTAGCGCTCTTTGTCATCCTTGCGATGCTCATCTACCTTGCCGCGAACCGGCATCCCGCGTTCCGGTGGGCCGCCATCCTCTGGCTCTTCGTCCTCGTCGGGGGGCTTGCCGCCGCCACGGCGGGCTTCGGGTTCATAGCGATCCTGCCCGCGGAGGTGTTCGAGGCCGGTGATCTCGACCCTGAGACGGTCGACCTTGGCCTGGTTGCCGAGACGGCTCTCCTCCTCCTCGGCGTCTTCATCGCGGGGGTGGCGAGCCTCATCGGGCTCTCCCGCCGGTTCAGGGTCTGGCTCTCAGGCTACCTCCCGTTCGACCCCGACTCGCTCCTCCATACGGCGGCGCTCGTGGTCATCCTGGCGATGATCCTCATCCCCCCCGTGCCGCTCCTGGTATCGGGGGGTCCGCCTTACCTCTCGCCGCAGTTCCTCGACCTCCTGACCGAGTCCGGCGACCTCCTCGCGGAGACGGTCACGCTGAACGCCTACACGCTCTTCTGGACCCTCGTCGGCTCGTTCCTCATCGCCGGGGCCTTCGTCCGGCGCACCCCCCGCGAGGCCCTGGAGCGTCTCGGCCTCGTCCGGCCGACGGTCAGGCAGGTCGTTCTTGCCGTTGCCGCGGCATTTGCGCTCGTCCTCGCCTTCCACTTCATCGACCAGTGGCTCGCGGCGCTCGTGGGGTTCCTTGGCCTGCCCGTCACCGATATGGAGGCCGTCAATCGGCTCTTTGCCGGAACGCTCACCCTGCCGGGGATCATCGTGGCCTCGATCGCGGCGGGTTTCGGCGAGGAGGTGAGCATCCGCGGCCTGCTCCAGCCCCGGTTCGGCATCCTCCTCCCGGCGCTCCTCTTCGCGTCGCTCCACGCGTTCCAATACAGCTGGGACGGCCTCATATCGGTCTTCCTTGCGGGGCTCGTCTTCGCCTACATCCGGCGGTACTCGAACACCACGACGTCTGCGATCACGCACACGGTCTACGACCTGGTCCTCTTCTCGATGCTGATGGTCGGGATGCAGTGGTGA
- a CDS encoding MFS transporter, producing the protein MTLRLPDRSRIAASPDAVLALVVLVIFMDMMIYGLLIPVFPEYAPRLGVDESVIGVIFGVYAAMLLLFSIPMGLLSDRVGRRPLIAAGMLLLALATALFGFSTTVEHLIAARMVQGISAAATWSVGLALLAETCEPERLGERMGIALSAVGLGTVVGPVIGGLLFEYLGYTATFVLPAVLVAAVGLAVLAVPVRICRQERAKMLPGGSLLPLAACAVAVVAVAGTYGVVDPYLPVHLHAAFSASPATIGLVFAVLALAAIIAHPAAGRIYDRRGGSRYLIGGGLLLSALAIAAAMQAPTLALATAAVFVLGVALSCALIPVMPILAGLYRGRGSQGAAYGLYNTFYSLGLAAGPFAVAALSGRWPLSAIFLLQAGALAVVGLLGWLAVGRLGWR; encoded by the coding sequence ATGACACTCAGACTCCCGGATCGATCCCGTATCGCCGCATCGCCGGACGCAGTCCTCGCCCTGGTCGTGCTCGTCATCTTCATGGATATGATGATCTACGGCCTCCTCATCCCGGTCTTTCCGGAGTACGCCCCCCGGCTCGGGGTGGACGAATCGGTCATCGGAGTGATATTCGGGGTCTACGCTGCGATGCTTCTTCTCTTCTCCATCCCGATGGGCCTCCTCTCCGACCGGGTGGGGCGCCGGCCGCTCATCGCCGCCGGGATGCTCCTCCTCGCTCTCGCGACGGCGCTCTTCGGGTTCTCGACCACGGTCGAGCACCTGATCGCCGCCCGGATGGTCCAGGGGATATCGGCCGCGGCCACCTGGTCCGTGGGGCTCGCCCTCCTCGCCGAGACATGCGAGCCTGAGAGGCTCGGGGAGAGGATGGGGATCGCCCTCTCGGCGGTCGGGCTCGGGACCGTCGTCGGGCCGGTCATCGGCGGCCTCCTCTTTGAATACCTCGGCTACACCGCGACCTTCGTCCTCCCGGCGGTGCTGGTGGCCGCGGTCGGCCTTGCGGTCCTCGCCGTCCCCGTGCGCATCTGCAGGCAGGAGCGAGCGAAGATGCTGCCGGGGGGAAGCCTCCTCCCCCTCGCCGCCTGCGCCGTCGCGGTCGTCGCGGTCGCCGGGACTTACGGCGTCGTGGATCCCTACCTGCCGGTCCACCTCCACGCCGCCTTCTCGGCATCCCCGGCGACGATCGGGCTCGTCTTCGCGGTGCTCGCCCTCGCCGCCATCATCGCCCACCCCGCTGCAGGGCGGATCTACGACCGGCGCGGGGGGAGCCGCTACCTCATCGGCGGCGGGCTCCTCCTCTCGGCTCTCGCGATCGCCGCCGCCATGCAGGCCCCCACCCTCGCCCTCGCTACCGCTGCTGTCTTCGTGCTGGGGGTCGCGCTCTCCTGCGCCCTGATCCCGGTGATGCCGATCCTCGCCGGGCTCTACCGGGGCCGGGGCTCGCAGGGGGCAGCATACGGTCTCTACAACACCTTCTACTCCCTGGGCCTTGCGGCCGGGCCGTTCGCGGTCGCCGCTCTCTCCGGCCGGTGGCCGCTGTCGGCAATATTCCTGTTGCAGGCCGGAGCCCTCGCGGTCGTGGGGCTTCTCGGCTGGCTTGCCGTCGGGAGGCTTGGCTGGCGGTGA